The Bos indicus isolate NIAB-ARS_2022 breed Sahiwal x Tharparkar chromosome X, NIAB-ARS_B.indTharparkar_mat_pri_1.0, whole genome shotgun sequence genome has a window encoding:
- the LOC139180936 gene encoding melanoma-associated antigen B1-like: MPRGQKSKRRGCEKRRLARMGTKDLGNAQAAATPTPTSGSTPPGSPPAGAGQKPQGAAATSSPVAGALRPRSKARGGGQVEERENSSRASTSAKTAPLDPLTKKAGALVNFLLDQFKMKEPIRKIDMLKLFHKRYKTRFPEILRRAAKCMELAFGLELKEVKPNGYSYTVVSKIGLISDDVLRSSCEVPKNGLLMPLLNVIYVNGNRASEADVWEFLNVLGIYDGKQHVIFGDPRKLITEEWVQQNYLVYRQIPDSDPLSYEFLWGSRAYAETSKMKVLEFLAKISSTIPSAFPFHYAEALGEEKRSRGRSLVRSRGAARATARSRVPPRDPSSAQ, encoded by the coding sequence ATGCCTCGGGGGCAGAAGAGCAAGCGCCGTGGGTGTGAGAAACGCCGCCTGGCACGCATGGGGACCAAGGATCTCGGGAATGCTCAGGctgctgccacccccacccctacttcTGGGAGTACGCCCCCAGGCTCCCCACCTGCCGGTGCGGGCCAGAAGCCTCAGGGAGCTGCAGCCACTAGCTCTCCTGTTGCAGGGGCTTTACGCCCAAGATCTAAAGCACGTGGCGGGGGCCAAGTTGAGGAACGTGAAAATTCTTCCCGGGCCTCAACCTCTGCTAAGACCGCTCCTCTAGATCCTCTGACCAAGAAGGCAGGAGCGTTGGTCAATTTCCTGCTTGATCAGTTTAAGATGAAAGAGCCCATTAGGAAGATAGATATGCTGAAGCTTTTTCACAAAAGGTACAAGACACGCTTCCCCGAGATCCTCAGGAGAGCAGCTAAATGCATGGAGCTGGCATTCGGTCTTGAATTGAAGGAAGTCAAGCCAAATGGTTACTCCTACACCGTGGTCAGCAAGATAGGCCTCATCAGTGATGACGTGCTGAGAAGCAGCTGTGAGGTGCCGAAGAATGGGCTTCTGATGCCTCTGCTGAATGTGATCTATGTGAATGGCAACCGCGCCTCTGAGGCTGATGTCTGGGAGTTCCTGAATGTTCTGGGCATCTATGATGGAAAGCAGCATGTAATCTTTGGGGATCCCAGGAAGCTCATCACGGAAGAGTGGGTGCAGCAGAATTACCTTGTGTATCGTCAGATTCCCGACAGCGATCCCCTGAGCTATGAGTTCCTATGGGGCTCAAGAGCCTACGCTGAAACCAGCAAGATGAAGGTGCTGGAGTTTTTGGCCAAGATCAGTAGTACCATCCCCAGTGCTTTCCCGTTCCATTATGCTGAAGCtttgggagaagagaagagatcCCGAGGCAGATCTCTAGTTAGGTCTCGTGGTGCTGCCAGGGCCACTGCCCGCTCCAGGGTCCCACCCAGAGATCCGTCCAGTGCCCAGTGA